A genomic stretch from Penicillium digitatum chromosome 4, complete sequence includes:
- a CDS encoding Mitogen-activated protein kinase-binding protein yields MATTAPLSAKSKLTGPGGSLKITPSNSPILRPGIRSPSKTSHQSFLSLQTVIGTTATTPNGFSSHDQSRSFALCAGSAAVLAELDENDNMTQRFFRARPSATSVNPSTSFYNHSTPPATPDPRSRSVSHIRSSPHLNLLNGSPSSEVIDTSPRGWSSRERIKAVTSVSISPNGRFLAVGETGYNPRVLIFSTARDALPDVPLSILNEHTFGVRSLAFSADSQYLATLGNPNDGFLFIWTINLKNGSAKLHSVNKCTAVIKDMCWVGQSLVTTGLRHVKVWRLPTVIRPVSPAKARLNLEGTGPSPNPIPKALSGRNCLLGALGDNIFTCVNSISYNEAVIGTDSGAVCFFDDREGSQKMITVKQVGFSITSLAVDYDSESIWLGGRGRQMQRVPFEVLRSSGLSPPVSSARLDKNAFDKKSKTPAITCMGSLNSHLVTVESTCAIHLYPIKTLSDDGEQERGEASMPAHCDPILGICRMDFPNDLSSDFFTWSRDGSVNFWDVQGKCRGSKKIDLDQFSGKEEDSANELKVLRTAENAGWFVSADKFGVLRIFSNSDWTCLNEARAHGGEITDVAIQGMDDTWLIASSGRDRMVQLFERRDTELKLIQTMDDHVGAVGQLMFINEGEKLLSCSADRTVVIRDRATREVDGGTSVAYLISRVITQKSSPVSMTLCPDDSNILYLSTMDRCVSKFDISSGHQLHCFKATDSETADAVVLSSLTVASEILGQTPKVLIGVSSTDKSIRVYDLERDQLLTGEFGHTEGVSDMLLLEERDLSDGSQTKRTVVSAGMDGILMIWDLSVSVQQQVSPDLVGNVREEDETPVKEMAAARPPLRKVLSRSELAGFQRPDSPNPTTPTPIREQSPTLPRKLSRLSLAPSSLKNHAVSEKSSPPNRLSPTSGSGIPQGRRRRSPSPVSPKSRTSTARKPHSVRTTNRRTSIEFRNRSKTTPCGDFGSLEMSTEQLCRSLRAYRKKLNGSNQRMQAQKELERELSLTLRIVGGREQSSDESGETETDSSGKDTERERKQSYAVMPKSPHVPRRMPSTPSLRLKGVRQVSRSRSCDPN; encoded by the exons ATGGCCACCACCGCCCCCCTCAGTgcgaaaagcaagcttacTGGGCCCGGAGGATCCTTGAAAATCACTCCTTCGAACTCTCCAATCCTCCGACCAGGCATTAGATCCCCGAGCAAAACCTCCCATCAGTCATTCTTATCCCTCCAAACCGTTATCGGCACAACAGCAACCACCCCTAATGGCTTTTCAAGTCATGACCAGAGCAGAAGCTTTGCACTATGCGCTGGATCAGCAGCGGTTCTTGCAGAGTTAGATGAGAATGACAACATGACACAGCGCTTCTTCCGAGCTCGCCCCTCCGCGACAAGTGTCAACCCATCAACTTCTTTTTATAATCACTCGACTCCCCCGGCCACCCCAGATCCAAGGTCCCGATCCGTTTCCCATATCCGGTCTAGTCCACACCTAAATCTACTCAACGGGTCTCCGTCAAGCGAAGTTATCGACACCAGTCCGCGTGGATGGTCTTCAAGAGAAAGAATCAAAGCGGTGACAAGTGTTTCGATCAGCCCGAATGGCAGATTTCTCGCAGTGGGAGAG ACTGGTTATAATCCTCGTGTTTTAATATTTTCGACAGCGAGAGATGCATTGCCGGATGTTCCTCTATCTATTCTGAACGAGCATACATTTGGTGTTCGCAGCCTGGCCTTTAGCGCCGACTCTCAGTATTTGGCAACGCTCGGCAATCCGAACGATGGATTTCTCTTTATCTGGACAATCAATCTCAAGAATGGGTCGGCCAAGCTACACTCCGTGAATAAATGCACCGCGGTCATCAAGGATATGTGCTGGGTTGGCCAGAGCTTGGTCAC TACCGGTCTGCGACATGTCAAGGTCTGGCGTCTTCCAACGGTTATTCGGCCTGTTTCCCCAGCCAAGGCGCGTTTAAATTTAGAGGGAACTGGCCCCTCGCCAAATCCAATCCCCAAAGCACTATCTGGCAGAAATTGTTTATTGGGTGCATTGGGCGACAACATCTTCACCTGTGTGAACAGCATTTCCTACAACGAGGCTGTAATCGGCACAGATTCAGGCGCAGTTTGCTTTTTCGATGACCGCGAAGGGTCGCAGAAGATGATCACCGTAAAGCAAGTTGGATTCAGCATCACCTCGCTAGCCGTGGACTATGACTCGGAGTCCATATGGCTAGGTGGACGAGGAAGGCAAATGCAGCGGGTGCCGTTTGAAGTTTTAAGATCATCCGGCTTATCCCCGCCGGTGTCTTCTGCTCGCCTTGACAAGAATGCATTTGACAAGAAAAGCAAGACACCAGCGATTACATGCATGGGGTCTCTTAATTCTCATTTAGTCACTGTTGAGTCCACCTGCGCGATTCATCTATATCCGATCAAAACTTTAAGTGATGATGGTGAACAGGAGAGAGGTGAGGCTTCCATGCCGGCCCATTGCGACCCAATTCTCGGTATTTGCCGCATGGATTTTCCTAACGACTTGTCTTCGGACTTTTTCACGTGGTCTCGCGATGGTTCAGTGAACTTTTGGGATGTCCAAGGGAAGTGTCGAGGTTCTAAAAAAATCGATCTTGATCAATTTTCAGGAAAGGAAGAAGATTCAGCAAATGAACTCAAAGTTTTGCGGACCGCTGAAAATGCGGGCTGGTTCGTCTCTGCTGACAAATTTGGTGTCTTGAG AATCTTTTCAAACTCTGACTGGACTTGCCTCAACGAGGCGCGCGCTCATGGCGGAGAGATCACGGATGTGGCCATACAAGGAATGGACGATACCTGGCTGATAGCTAGTTCTGGGCGTGATCGGATGGTGCAACTCTTCGAGAGACGAGACACCGAGTTAAAGTTGATTCAAACCATGGACGATCATGTGGGGGCTGTTGGACAATTGATGTTCATCAACGAGGGCGAGAAGCTTCTTTCGTGCTCCGCAGATCGCACAGTTGTCATACGAGATCGTGCCACTCGTGAGGTAGATGGTGGCACATCTGTTGCCTACCTCATCTCAAGGGTCATTACTCAGAAGTCCTCTCCCGTGTCGATGACCCTTTGTCCAGATGACTCGAACATTCTATACCTCTCTACCATGGATCGCTGTGTTTCAAAATTCGATATCTCCTCTGGACATCAACTTCACTGTTTTAAGGCAACTGATTCGGAGACAGCCGATGCGGTGGTTCTGAGCTCGTTGACAGTTGCATCCGAAATCTTAGGCCAGACTCCGAAGGTTCTTATAGGTGTTTCGAGCACGGACAAATCAATTCGCGTCTATGATCTAGAGCGAGACCAGCTGCTCACTGGCGAATTCGGCCACACAGAAGGTGTTAGCGACATGTTACTCCTGGAGGAGCGTGATCTATCCGATGGGTCCCAAACAAAGCGCACGGTTGTCAGTGCTGGGATGGATGGTATATTGATGATTTGGGACCTATCTGTCTCTGTCCAGCAACAGGTCTCACCAGACCTTGTCGGGAATGTGCGTGAGGAGGATGAAACCCCCGTGAAAGAAATGGCAGCTGCGAGGCCCCCTCTCCGAAAAGTCCTTTCCCGCAGCGAGCTCGCCGGATTTCAACGACCGGATAGCCCCAATCCTACAACACCGACCCCTATACGCGAGCAATCTCCAACCCTACCCCGCAAGTTGTCTCGACTATCTCTAGCACCATCATCATTGAAAAACCACGCCGTGTCAGAAAAATCCTCCCCGCCAAACCGCCTATCCCCAACATCAGGATCAGGCATACCGCAAGGCCGACGCCGCCGGTCCCCATCCCCCGTAAGCCCGAAATCAAGGACATCAACAGCCCGAAAACCACATAGCGTAAGAACAACGAATCGCCGCACATCCATCGAATTCCGCAACCGCAGCAAAACAACCCCATGCGGTGACTTCGGAAGTCTAGAAATGTCCACCGAGCAGCTGTGCCGAAGCCTGCGAGCGTATCGAAAGAAACTCAACGGCTCGAATCAACGCATGCAAGCGCAAAAGGAGCTCGAGCGCGAGCTCAGTCTCACACTGCGCATCGTGGGTGGTCGTGAACAGAGTAGCGACGAGAGCGGCGAAACAGAGACGGATAGCAGCGGTAAGGATACGGAGCGCGAGCGGAAACAGAGCTACGCGGTTATGCCAAAGTCGCCACATGTTCCTCGCCGTATGCCGTCTACCCCGTCTTTGCGGCTGAAGGGGGTGCGACAGGTTTCGCGGAGCCGTTCTTGCGATCCTAATTAG